The following are encoded in a window of Hyalangium minutum genomic DNA:
- the gatB gene encoding Asp-tRNA(Asn)/Glu-tRNA(Gln) amidotransferase subunit GatB — MPLSDFQPVIGLEVHAQLLTKSKIFCGCSTEFGAEPNRNTCPVCLGMPGVLPVLNQRVVEFAVRTGLALGCTIKKTSIWSRKNYFYPDLPKGYQITQFDQPICEWGKLTIDTPEGEKVINIRRIHMEEDAGKNVHDAAVGESLVDLNRAGVPLLEIVSEPDLRNADEAVEYLKALREVLVYLGVNDGNLEEGSFRCDANVSVMRKGDTKYGTRVELKNINSYRFIKQAIEYEISRHVDVIEAGGKIDQETRLWDTQRYESRSMRSKEEAHDYRYFPEPDLPPLHVADALIDQMAQGLPELPRPKLQRFMSQYGLPAYDAKLLCSERPLAEFFEACAQHSKDYKKLSNWFQGELARLLNESAGAVTISTLKFTPAQLAELLTAVEKGTLSNNAAKDVLGEMFRTGKAPDAIIAEKGLAQVSDSGAVEAVVDEILAKNAGEVEKYRAGKKQIFGFFVGQVMKAMKGKGNPTLVNDLLKKKLGD; from the coding sequence ATGCCCCTGAGCGATTTCCAGCCTGTCATCGGCCTCGAGGTCCACGCCCAGCTGCTCACGAAGTCGAAGATCTTCTGTGGGTGCTCCACGGAGTTCGGCGCCGAGCCGAACCGCAACACATGCCCGGTGTGCCTCGGCATGCCTGGGGTGCTGCCGGTGCTCAACCAGCGGGTGGTGGAGTTCGCCGTCCGCACGGGCCTGGCGCTGGGCTGCACCATCAAGAAGACGAGCATCTGGAGCCGGAAGAACTACTTCTATCCGGACTTGCCCAAGGGCTACCAAATTACCCAGTTCGACCAGCCCATTTGCGAGTGGGGCAAGCTGACGATCGACACGCCCGAGGGCGAGAAGGTCATCAACATCCGCCGCATCCACATGGAGGAGGACGCGGGGAAGAACGTGCACGACGCGGCGGTGGGCGAGAGCCTGGTGGACCTGAACCGCGCGGGGGTGCCGCTGCTGGAGATCGTCAGCGAGCCGGATCTGCGGAACGCGGACGAGGCGGTGGAGTACCTCAAGGCGCTGCGCGAGGTGCTGGTGTACCTCGGGGTGAACGACGGGAACCTGGAGGAGGGCTCGTTCCGCTGCGATGCCAACGTGTCGGTGATGCGCAAGGGCGACACGAAGTACGGCACGCGCGTGGAGCTGAAGAACATCAACTCGTACCGCTTCATCAAGCAGGCCATCGAGTACGAGATCAGCCGGCACGTGGACGTCATCGAGGCGGGCGGGAAGATCGACCAGGAGACGCGGCTCTGGGACACGCAGCGCTACGAGTCGCGATCCATGCGCTCGAAGGAAGAGGCGCACGACTACCGCTACTTCCCGGAGCCGGACCTGCCGCCGCTGCACGTCGCGGATGCGCTGATCGACCAGATGGCGCAGGGGCTGCCGGAGCTGCCGCGCCCGAAGCTGCAGCGGTTCATGAGCCAGTACGGGCTGCCCGCGTATGACGCGAAGTTGCTGTGCTCCGAGCGCCCGCTGGCCGAGTTCTTCGAGGCCTGCGCGCAGCACTCCAAGGACTACAAGAAGCTCTCCAACTGGTTCCAGGGGGAGCTGGCGCGCCTGCTGAACGAGAGCGCTGGAGCGGTGACGATCTCCACGCTCAAGTTCACGCCAGCGCAGCTGGCGGAGCTGCTCACGGCAGTGGAGAAGGGGACGCTGTCGAACAACGCGGCCAAGGACGTGCTCGGGGAGATGTTCCGCACGGGCAAGGCGCCGGACGCCATCATCGCGGAGAAGGGGCTGGCGCAGGTCAGCGACTCGGGCGCGGTGGAGGCGGTGGTGGACGAAATCCTCGCGAAGAACGCGGGCGAGGTGGAGAAGTACCGGGCCGGCAAGAAGCAGATCTTTGGTTTCTTCGTGGGGCAGGTGATGAAGGCGATGAAGGGCAAGGGCAACCCCACGCTCGTCAACGACCTGCTGAAGAAGAAGCTCGGGGACTGA
- the gatA gene encoding Asp-tRNA(Asn)/Glu-tRNA(Gln) amidotransferase subunit GatA: MELTDLSMLELAAKLAAGEVSSVEVTRACLARIAQVDGKVKAFLCLDEKGALAAAEASDARRKAGSPASPLDGVPIGVKDLFLTEGVPTTAGSRILEGFSPPYDSTVVGLLKKAGLPIVGKLNLDEFAMGSSNESSAYGPTHNPWALDRTPGGSSGGSAAAVAAREVFGALGTDTGGSIRQPAAFTNLVGIKPTYGRVSRYGVIAYASSLDQVGPMARTVPDTAALLQLIAQHDPLDSTSAPVEAPNYSEDLEGGVRGLKLGVPREYFIEGMDPEVEATVRQAMAAYERLGATLVEVSLPHTKYALATYYLLAPAEASSNLARYDGVRYGLRAKDAKGLREMYGQSRDRGFGSEVKHRIMLGTYALSAGYYDAYYVRAQKVRTLIRQDFTKAFEQVDAILSPASPVPPFKLGEKTDNPLSMYLMDVFTLPCNLAGLPGLSLPCGFTKSNLPIGLQILGKPFDEARLLRIARAFEREHDFSRRLAPL, translated from the coding sequence ATGGAGCTGACCGACCTGTCGATGCTGGAGCTGGCGGCGAAGCTGGCCGCGGGAGAGGTCTCCTCGGTGGAGGTGACGCGGGCGTGCCTGGCGCGCATCGCCCAGGTGGATGGGAAGGTGAAGGCCTTCCTGTGCCTGGACGAGAAGGGCGCACTGGCGGCCGCCGAGGCCAGTGACGCACGCCGAAAGGCCGGCAGTCCGGCCAGTCCGTTGGATGGGGTGCCCATCGGGGTGAAGGATCTCTTCCTCACGGAGGGCGTGCCGACGACGGCGGGCTCGCGCATCCTGGAAGGGTTCAGCCCTCCCTACGACTCGACGGTGGTGGGCCTGCTCAAGAAGGCGGGCCTGCCCATCGTGGGCAAGCTGAACCTGGACGAGTTCGCCATGGGCTCGTCCAACGAGAGCAGCGCCTACGGCCCCACGCACAACCCCTGGGCGCTGGACCGGACGCCGGGAGGCTCCTCGGGAGGCTCGGCGGCGGCAGTCGCGGCGCGCGAGGTGTTCGGCGCGCTGGGAACGGACACGGGCGGTTCCATTCGCCAGCCCGCGGCGTTCACCAACCTGGTGGGCATCAAGCCGACGTACGGGCGCGTCTCCCGCTACGGAGTCATCGCCTACGCCTCGTCGCTGGACCAAGTGGGGCCGATGGCGCGCACGGTGCCGGACACGGCGGCGCTGCTGCAGCTCATCGCCCAGCACGATCCGCTCGACTCCACCTCCGCGCCGGTGGAGGCGCCCAACTACAGCGAGGACCTTGAGGGCGGCGTGCGCGGTCTGAAGCTCGGCGTGCCGCGCGAGTACTTCATCGAGGGCATGGACCCCGAGGTGGAGGCCACGGTGCGCCAGGCCATGGCGGCCTACGAGCGCCTGGGCGCGACGCTGGTGGAAGTGTCGCTGCCGCACACGAAGTACGCGTTGGCCACGTACTACCTGCTGGCTCCGGCCGAGGCCTCCAGCAACCTCGCGCGCTACGACGGCGTGCGCTACGGGCTGCGCGCCAAGGACGCCAAGGGCCTGCGGGAGATGTACGGCCAGTCCCGGGACCGCGGCTTCGGCTCCGAGGTGAAGCACCGCATCATGCTGGGCACCTACGCCCTGTCGGCGGGCTACTACGACGCCTACTACGTGCGCGCGCAGAAGGTCCGCACCCTCATCCGCCAGGACTTCACGAAGGCCTTCGAGCAGGTGGATGCGATCCTCTCGCCGGCCTCGCCCGTGCCGCCGTTCAAGCTGGGCGAGAAGACGGACAACCCGCTGTCCATGTACCTCATGGACGTGTTCACGCTGCCGTGCAACCTGGCGGGGCTGCCCGGCCTGTCGTTGCCGTGTGGCTTCACGAAGTCGAACCTGCCCATTGGGCTGCAGATTCTCGGCAAGCCCTTCGACGAGGCGCGGCTCTTGCGCATCGCTCGGGCCTTCGAGCGTGAGCACGACTTCTCCCGCCGCCTCGCCCCGCTCTAG
- a CDS encoding tetratricopeptide repeat protein, giving the protein MDVRCERCKTQYEIDDSRISETGVTVQCTTCHHVFVVKKKALVVTVPVKPGQVPAAPAAPGEPTAPPVGGPPPGLRPLSPPMSTPPPVTAAPSPEPAVQAPPSASPQPSAQVLPPAAPGSREWRLRQPSGNTFTFKDLTTLQKWIVERKVARDDEISLTGETWKRLGDIAELATFFQVVDEAQRAVVLQAQLGMTPGTAAPLESAPAARKGSKLPVVLVALLALLGVGALGYYYLVVMPRPEDEALRAEATARLEAERLEKERQAQIRATQAAAEAQLRADAGSTPAPSEDGGVLAGTPGTGDGGTSEDAGTAQDAGTSVDAGTALDAGLVDAGVATDGGAVKRPAPVRDFDYWVAQGDRLRERERPQQALDAYAEAAEMEPDRAEPYAGRGFAYLDLGEPRQAETEFKESLKINPNYGDAIMGLAETYRSQGKKAEAIRYYERYLAVLPNGPEAAVARTAIERLKE; this is encoded by the coding sequence ATGGACGTCCGATGCGAGCGCTGCAAGACGCAGTACGAAATCGATGACTCCCGGATTTCCGAGACGGGAGTTACCGTCCAGTGCACGACGTGTCACCACGTCTTCGTGGTGAAGAAGAAGGCACTGGTCGTCACGGTGCCGGTGAAGCCGGGACAGGTGCCCGCGGCGCCCGCAGCTCCAGGAGAGCCCACGGCGCCTCCTGTGGGGGGGCCTCCGCCAGGACTGCGCCCACTCTCGCCGCCCATGAGCACGCCGCCCCCGGTGACGGCTGCCCCCAGCCCGGAGCCTGCGGTCCAGGCTCCACCTTCGGCCTCGCCGCAGCCCTCCGCCCAAGTGCTGCCCCCAGCAGCTCCGGGGTCGCGCGAGTGGCGCCTCCGCCAGCCCAGCGGCAACACCTTCACCTTTAAGGACCTCACCACCCTCCAGAAGTGGATCGTCGAGCGCAAGGTGGCGCGCGATGACGAGATCTCCCTGACGGGAGAGACCTGGAAGCGGCTGGGGGACATCGCGGAGCTGGCAACCTTCTTTCAGGTGGTGGACGAAGCTCAGCGGGCCGTCGTGCTGCAGGCTCAACTGGGGATGACTCCAGGCACTGCGGCGCCCCTGGAGTCCGCTCCCGCCGCACGAAAAGGGAGCAAGCTGCCAGTTGTCCTCGTCGCGCTCCTGGCCCTGCTGGGGGTGGGAGCACTTGGGTACTACTACCTGGTGGTGATGCCTCGTCCGGAGGATGAGGCTCTGCGTGCGGAGGCCACCGCGCGGCTCGAAGCCGAGCGTCTCGAGAAAGAACGGCAAGCGCAGATCCGCGCCACCCAGGCCGCGGCAGAGGCCCAGCTTCGAGCCGATGCCGGGAGCACGCCAGCTCCCTCGGAGGATGGGGGAGTTCTGGCGGGGACGCCGGGAACAGGCGATGGCGGCACTTCGGAGGACGCCGGGACCGCCCAGGACGCTGGAACGAGCGTGGATGCTGGCACGGCCCTGGACGCCGGGCTCGTGGACGCGGGCGTCGCCACGGACGGGGGCGCGGTGAAGCGGCCCGCTCCCGTCCGGGACTTCGATTATTGGGTGGCTCAAGGAGATCGCCTGCGCGAGCGTGAGCGGCCCCAGCAGGCCCTGGATGCCTACGCGGAGGCGGCGGAGATGGAGCCAGACCGGGCGGAGCCGTATGCGGGGCGGGGATTTGCCTACCTGGACCTGGGAGAGCCTCGTCAGGCGGAGACCGAGTTCAAGGAGTCCCTGAAAATCAACCCGAATTACGGGGATGCCATCATGGGACTTGCGGAGACCTACCGCTCCCAGGGAAAGAAGGCAGAGGCAATCCGCTACTACGAGCGGTACCTTGCGGTCCTGCCGAACGGCCCCGAGGCCGCGGTAGCACGCACCGCGATCGAGCGTTTGAAGGAGTGA
- a CDS encoding carbon-nitrogen hydrolase family protein yields MDAPLPCTHVELFAVQPCISLEDYSSEERFVDRHRALARRIDTLRARDALGRPLYPALAVWPEMVGAPLGLMGHLHRVRRSRTTQGAMIRVALTEALALASAALRYRPSSLEECLYAAVAGRVHRAMWRTFSGIARDFGLWVVGGSALLPRSKLGADTEDFVPVNARTYNTSYTFSPEGRCVAVTRKVNLVPTQEDVVRLSPGRPEELEVVPTPFGRLGTLICYDGFREAHTSQEPSFVPAARVLDALGADIIAQPSANAWAWDGPWAFNAPGETQLRCEQWFNEGLYSQLAALQRVRYAVNPQLVGSFFENVFEAPSLIFERVRPGEVRVLAQSATPRAEDVLHVTVPLDLHGNASRAPQA; encoded by the coding sequence GTGGACGCCCCCCTCCCCTGCACGCACGTCGAGCTGTTCGCTGTCCAACCCTGCATCTCGCTGGAGGACTACTCCAGCGAGGAGCGCTTCGTTGACCGGCACCGCGCCCTCGCCCGTCGAATCGATACGCTCCGGGCTCGGGATGCGCTGGGGCGCCCGCTGTACCCGGCCCTGGCCGTCTGGCCGGAGATGGTCGGCGCTCCCCTGGGGCTCATGGGCCATCTCCACCGAGTGCGCCGCTCCCGGACGACCCAGGGTGCCATGATCCGCGTGGCCCTGACCGAGGCCCTTGCGCTGGCTTCGGCGGCCCTGCGCTACCGGCCGTCTTCCCTCGAAGAGTGCCTCTATGCCGCCGTGGCAGGCCGGGTGCACCGGGCCATGTGGCGCACGTTCTCGGGAATAGCCCGGGACTTCGGCCTGTGGGTTGTCGGCGGGAGTGCGCTGCTGCCCCGGAGCAAGCTCGGAGCGGACACCGAGGACTTCGTGCCGGTGAACGCGCGCACGTACAACACGAGCTACACGTTCTCTCCCGAGGGCCGCTGCGTCGCGGTGACGCGGAAGGTGAACCTGGTGCCCACGCAAGAGGATGTCGTCCGCCTCAGCCCAGGGCGCCCCGAGGAATTGGAGGTGGTGCCCACTCCCTTCGGCCGGCTCGGCACGCTCATCTGTTACGACGGCTTCCGCGAGGCCCACACCTCACAGGAGCCCTCGTTCGTGCCCGCCGCGCGGGTGCTGGATGCGCTGGGGGCGGACATCATCGCGCAGCCCTCGGCCAACGCGTGGGCTTGGGATGGACCGTGGGCGTTCAACGCCCCCGGAGAGACGCAACTGCGGTGCGAGCAGTGGTTCAACGAGGGGCTCTACTCCCAGCTCGCGGCGCTCCAGCGCGTGCGCTATGCGGTGAACCCTCAGCTCGTCGGGAGCTTCTTCGAGAACGTCTTCGAGGCCCCCTCGCTCATCTTCGAGCGCGTGCGCCCAGGCGAGGTGCGGGTCCTCGCCCAATCCGCGACTCCCCGGGCAGAGGACGTCCTGCACGTCACCGTGCCCCTGGACCTCCACGGGAACGCATCGCGCGCCCCACAGGCGTGA
- a CDS encoding zf-TFIIB domain-containing protein, translating into MADFDKPSSTEEEYFAREDIEKKRKLALQQAEELAAKRREELMQLHYMKCPKCGMDLQTLSKGSVEIDTCFNCHGVWLDAGELESIIKQGPEGGGKVMGAVLNLFKRK; encoded by the coding sequence ATGGCTGACTTCGACAAGCCGTCGTCCACCGAGGAGGAGTACTTCGCCCGCGAGGATATCGAGAAGAAGCGCAAGCTGGCGCTTCAGCAGGCGGAGGAACTGGCGGCCAAGCGCCGCGAGGAGCTGATGCAGCTGCACTACATGAAGTGCCCCAAGTGCGGCATGGACCTGCAGACGCTCAGCAAGGGCTCGGTGGAGATCGACACCTGCTTCAACTGCCACGGTGTGTGGCTGGACGCGGGTGAGCTGGAGTCCATCATCAAGCAGGGCCCCGAGGGGGGCGGCAAGGTGATGGGCGCCGTCCTCAACCTGTTCAAGCGCAAGTAG
- a CDS encoding protein kinase domain-containing protein translates to MEDEHNSPDMMTADEEDPLLGTQLGSFRLVRRLGRGGMGTVYLGEHVSIGSRMAVKVLHEHLAAYPELVQRFHAEARAVNLIGHENIVSIFDLNSAPPRPYLIMEYLEGVPLSSMVGTPVKAEVWIPILSQACEALHAAHLRGIVHRDLKPDNIFLVQRAKGAPPFVKVLDFGIAKLIDGAGPQTQAGIIVGTPEYMSPEQSRSLRLDGRADVYSLGVIAYQMATGRLPFMEEGTAAQLVAHQTIPPPPPRSIYAGVSIPVDAVILRSLAKSLTDRYENALALKAALEAALAEELRGPPPEPPPAPPPPVASPVRETPSRRRARPVELPARVVLRPGAQPERLVCSDIARGGLFLRTQGELPPLFSRVQVTLELGRGALTANCEVVRLVTPEQALLWGMAPGFGVQFVDASADFKAAIDQLLKGGTGNTPQVAVAEPSKDVEAEVLLEGFRTNLQKDHYSLLSLPQDANLETIRTRVRVALGELEGLKGRPLSSSQRALLESVLTRVRDAGETLTNVTRRAMYDALLGNFRGVESCLSAGLTVTQLEALRKDFLVRRPNAAGTARVHILTGNAYEKNGQLARAVEAYERGLAVDPLDLALLQRYRALRRALSSRPSP, encoded by the coding sequence ATGGAGGATGAGCACAACTCCCCAGACATGATGACGGCGGATGAAGAGGATCCGCTGCTGGGGACGCAGCTTGGAAGCTTCCGCTTGGTGCGGCGGCTCGGGCGGGGCGGCATGGGCACCGTCTACCTGGGCGAGCACGTGTCCATTGGCAGCCGCATGGCGGTGAAGGTGCTGCACGAGCACCTGGCCGCCTATCCCGAGCTCGTCCAGCGCTTCCACGCCGAGGCGCGGGCCGTGAACCTCATCGGCCACGAGAACATCGTCAGCATCTTCGACCTGAACTCCGCGCCCCCGCGGCCCTACCTCATCATGGAGTACCTGGAGGGGGTTCCGCTGTCCTCGATGGTGGGCACGCCGGTGAAGGCGGAGGTGTGGATCCCCATCCTGTCCCAGGCCTGCGAGGCGCTGCACGCGGCCCACTTGCGCGGCATCGTCCACCGCGACCTGAAGCCCGACAACATCTTCCTGGTTCAGCGGGCCAAGGGCGCGCCGCCCTTCGTGAAGGTGCTCGACTTCGGCATCGCCAAGCTCATCGACGGGGCGGGGCCGCAGACACAGGCGGGCATCATCGTCGGCACGCCGGAGTACATGTCGCCCGAGCAGTCGCGCAGCCTGCGGCTGGATGGGCGCGCGGACGTCTATTCGCTGGGCGTCATCGCCTACCAGATGGCCACCGGGAGGCTTCCCTTCATGGAGGAGGGGACGGCCGCCCAGCTCGTGGCGCACCAGACGATTCCCCCACCGCCTCCGCGGTCCATCTACGCGGGCGTGTCCATTCCCGTGGACGCGGTCATCCTGCGCTCGCTCGCCAAGTCGCTGACGGACCGGTACGAGAACGCCCTGGCCCTGAAGGCCGCCCTGGAGGCCGCTCTTGCGGAGGAGCTCCGAGGGCCGCCTCCTGAGCCTCCTCCGGCGCCGCCGCCTCCGGTCGCCAGCCCGGTGCGAGAGACGCCGTCGCGCCGCCGAGCGCGTCCGGTGGAGCTGCCCGCGCGGGTGGTACTCCGTCCGGGGGCGCAGCCGGAGCGGCTGGTGTGCTCGGACATTGCCCGCGGTGGACTGTTCCTCCGCACGCAGGGGGAGCTGCCCCCGCTCTTCTCCCGGGTTCAGGTGACGCTGGAGCTGGGGCGCGGGGCGCTCACGGCCAACTGCGAGGTGGTGCGCCTCGTGACGCCGGAGCAGGCCCTGCTCTGGGGCATGGCGCCCGGCTTCGGGGTGCAGTTCGTGGATGCCTCGGCCGACTTCAAGGCGGCCATTGACCAGCTCCTCAAGGGAGGCACGGGCAATACCCCGCAGGTGGCGGTGGCCGAGCCCTCCAAGGACGTAGAGGCCGAGGTGCTGCTGGAGGGCTTCCGCACGAACCTCCAGAAGGACCACTACTCCCTGCTGTCGCTCCCGCAGGACGCGAACCTTGAGACCATCCGGACCCGCGTGCGCGTGGCCCTCGGGGAACTGGAGGGTCTGAAGGGCCGCCCACTCTCGTCCTCGCAGCGCGCGCTGCTGGAGTCGGTGCTCACCCGCGTGCGGGATGCGGGAGAGACGCTGACGAACGTGACTCGCCGGGCGATGTATGACGCACTGCTCGGCAACTTCCGGGGCGTGGAGAGCTGCCTGTCCGCGGGCCTCACCGTCACGCAGCTCGAGGCTCTGCGCAAAGACTTCCTCGTCCGGCGGCCCAACGCGGCGGGCACGGCACGCGTCCACATCCTCACGGGCAACGCCTACGAGAAGAACGGCCAGCTCGCGCGCGCCGTGGAGGCCTACGAGCGGGGGCTGGCGGTGGATCCGCTGGACCTCGCCCTGCTCCAGCGGTACCGCGCGTTGCGCCGGGCCTTGTCGAGCCGCCCCTCGCCTTGA
- the rpmA gene encoding 50S ribosomal protein L27, with product MAHKKGQGSSRNGRDSNSQRRGVKVFGGEEVSAGSILVRQLGTVIHPGTNVKLGRDYTLYSTVDGVVKYERLGRDRKKVSVYPAQASA from the coding sequence ATGGCTCATAAAAAGGGACAAGGCTCGTCTCGCAACGGGCGCGACTCGAATTCGCAGCGCCGCGGTGTGAAGGTGTTCGGCGGCGAAGAGGTGTCGGCGGGGAGCATCCTCGTGCGGCAGCTCGGCACGGTCATTCACCCCGGCACCAACGTGAAGTTGGGGCGTGACTACACCCTCTACTCCACGGTGGACGGAGTGGTGAAGTACGAGCGGCTCGGGCGCGACCGGAAGAAGGTCTCGGTCTACCCGGCCCAGGCGAGCGCCTAA
- the rplU gene encoding 50S ribosomal protein L21, translated as MYAVIRTGGKQYRVAEGDVLRIEKVAGNVGTEVTFNDVLMLGGSDSPKVGRPTVGGAKVVGKILAQDKHRRVLHFRKEKEGWTRRRGHRQPYTEVKVTSISG; from the coding sequence ATGTACGCAGTGATTCGCACGGGCGGTAAGCAGTACCGCGTGGCCGAGGGCGATGTCCTCCGCATCGAGAAGGTTGCGGGCAATGTCGGCACCGAGGTGACCTTCAACGACGTCCTCATGCTGGGCGGCTCGGACTCCCCGAAGGTGGGCCGGCCGACGGTGGGTGGCGCCAAGGTGGTGGGCAAGATCCTGGCTCAGGACAAGCACCGCCGCGTCCTCCATTTCCGCAAGGAGAAGGAGGGCTGGACGCGCCGCCGGGGTCACCGTCAGCCGTACACCGAGGTCAAGGTTACCTCCATCTCCGGCTAA
- a CDS encoding isopenicillin N synthase family dioxygenase — protein MSNPARRIPLVNLAHYRSGTPQERARFVQVFGDALKEFGFVSVEGHGIEDSLIRRTYSDVERFFNLSEDKKRRYTVPGGAGQRGYTGYGQEHAKNRTVGDLKEFWHVGRELNPTHPHFSPHYGPNVWPEEVPSFKESTLKLFGELDLAASVMLHALAEYFGVARDTFSAMAQDGNSILRLIHYPPLKERFIPGGVRAAEHEDINLITLLCEGTASGLELLTRDGEWIPVDTLRGQIVVDSGDMLSRVTNNVIPSTTHRVVNPKSAEDDTTRYSMPFFVHPYPNCLLETLPLAATGTGLPPITADTFLQQRLREIGLIK, from the coding sequence ATGTCCAACCCGGCCCGTCGCATCCCGCTCGTCAACCTCGCCCACTACCGTTCCGGGACCCCACAGGAACGCGCTCGCTTCGTCCAGGTCTTCGGAGATGCCCTCAAGGAGTTCGGCTTCGTCTCCGTGGAAGGCCACGGCATCGAGGACAGCCTCATCCGCCGCACCTACTCGGACGTAGAGCGCTTCTTCAATCTCTCAGAAGACAAGAAGCGCCGCTATACCGTCCCCGGTGGCGCCGGCCAGCGCGGCTACACGGGCTACGGCCAGGAGCACGCCAAGAACCGTACCGTGGGCGACCTCAAGGAGTTCTGGCATGTGGGCCGGGAACTGAATCCCACCCACCCGCACTTTTCTCCGCACTATGGCCCCAACGTGTGGCCCGAGGAGGTGCCGTCGTTCAAGGAGAGCACCCTGAAGCTCTTCGGCGAGTTGGACCTGGCAGCGTCGGTGATGCTGCACGCACTCGCGGAGTACTTTGGCGTGGCGCGGGACACCTTCAGCGCCATGGCGCAGGACGGTAACTCCATCCTGCGGCTCATCCACTACCCGCCGCTGAAGGAGCGCTTCATCCCCGGCGGAGTGCGCGCCGCCGAGCACGAGGACATCAACCTCATCACCCTGCTGTGCGAGGGCACCGCCTCGGGGCTGGAGCTGCTCACGCGGGATGGAGAGTGGATCCCCGTGGACACGCTGCGCGGGCAGATCGTCGTGGACTCGGGCGACATGCTCAGCCGCGTGACGAACAACGTGATTCCCTCGACGACGCATCGCGTGGTGAACCCGAAGAGCGCCGAGGACGACACCACGCGCTACTCGATGCCCTTCTTCGTGCACCCGTATCCGAACTGTCTGCTGGAGACGCTGCCGCTGGCGGCCACGGGCACAGGCCTGCCTCCCATCACCGCGGATACGTTCCTCCAGCAGCGCCTGAGGGAGATTGGGCTGATCAAGTAG
- the gatC gene encoding Asp-tRNA(Asn)/Glu-tRNA(Gln) amidotransferase subunit GatC has protein sequence MKLTIEQVRHVANLARLSLTPEEEQRYATQLSAVLDAVAQLQELDVSGVEPTSHATLAASLLREDVTRPSLPPEKGLANAPSKVGTSFAVPKIIE, from the coding sequence ATGAAGCTCACGATCGAGCAGGTCCGCCATGTGGCCAACCTGGCGCGGCTGTCGCTGACGCCCGAGGAGGAGCAGCGCTACGCCACGCAGCTCTCCGCGGTGCTGGACGCGGTGGCGCAGCTGCAGGAACTCGACGTGAGCGGTGTGGAGCCCACCTCGCATGCCACGCTCGCGGCCTCGCTGTTGCGCGAGGACGTGACGCGGCCGTCGCTGCCGCCGGAGAAGGGGCTGGCCAATGCTCCTTCGAAGGTGGGCACCAGCTTCGCGGTTCCGAAGATCATCGAGTGA